Proteins encoded together in one Mus caroli chromosome 4, CAROLI_EIJ_v1.1, whole genome shotgun sequence window:
- the Tmem200b gene encoding transmembrane protein 200B → MTAGSPGDGGARRSPEGRVSRLGRRLGRRRRPRSPPEPLRVRARLRLRSPSGAFAALGALVVLVGMGIAVAGYWPGRASHTHAPRTGRAHGPHERLRLLGPVIMGVGLFVFICANTLLYENRDLETRRLRRGMLRAQALRPPDGPGWDALLPSPAHGSPGAVAEPETWDLAPRRGPSPVPSVRSLRSEPANPRSGLPALLHSYPLKGPGLPPPWGPRTQTGHVIITVQPSGSCIEHSKSLDLGLGELLLGAPATRDCAHRSWPRLDRLSLGGYAKLGGDLGARV, encoded by the coding sequence ATGACGGCCGGGAGCCCCGGAGATGGCGGCGCGCGCAGGAGCCCCGAGGGCCGCGTCTCGCGCCTGGGCCGCCGCTTGGGCCGGCGGAGGCGGCCGCGCTCCCCGCCAGAGCCGCTGCGGGTGCGGGCTCGGCTGCGGCTGCGTTCGCCGTCGGGGGCGTTCGCGGCGCTGGGCGCGCTCGTGGTGCTGGTGGGCATGGGCATCGCCGTGGCGGGCTACTGGCCGGGCCGCGCTTCCCACACCCACGCCCCGAGGACCGGCCGCGCGCACGGGCCGCACGAGCGCCTGCGGCTGCTGGGACCGGTAATCATGGGCGTCGGCCTGTTCGTGTTCATCTGTGCCAACACATTGCTCTACGAGAACCGCGACCTGGAGACCCGGCGTCTCCGCCGGGGCATGCTGAGGGCTCAGGCGCTGCGGCCGCCCGACGGCCCAGGCTGGGACGCGCTGCTGCCCAGTCCTGCGCATGGGTCCCCGGGCGCCGTCGCAGAACCCGAGACTTGGGACCTGGCCCCGAGGAGGGGCCCCTCGCCCGTCCCGTCGGTGCGCAGCCTGCGCTCTGAACCTGCCAACCCTCGATCGGGGCTGCCTGCCCTGCTCCACAGCTACCCGTTGAAGGGCCCGGGGCTGCCACCACCCTGGGGTCCTCGGACTCAGACTGGACACGTGATCATCACGGTGCAGCCCTCTGGTTCCTGCATCGAGCACTCCAAGTCTCTGGACCTGGGCCTAGGGGAGCTTCTTCTGGGGGCGCCAGCAACTCGGGACTGTGCCCACCGAAGCTGGCCACGGCTTGACCGACTCAGTTTGGGGGGCTATGCCAAATTAGGCGGAGATTTGGGGGCCCGGGTCTGA
- the Srsf4 gene encoding serine/arginine-rich splicing factor 4 isoform X3, translating into MRQAGEVTYADAHKGRKNEGVIEFVSYSDMKRALEKLDGTEVNGRKIRLVEDKPGSRRRRSYSRSRSHSRSRSRSRHSRKSRSRSGSSKSSHSKSRSRSRSGSHSRSKSRSRSQSRSRSKKEKSRSPSKDNKSRSRSRSPDKSHSKSKDHAEDKLQNNDSAGKAKSHSPSRHDSKSRSRSQERRAEEERRRSVSRARSQEKSRSQEKSLLKSRSRSRSKVGSRSRSRSKDKRKGRKRSRDESRSRSRSKSERSRKHSSKRDSKVSSSSSSKKKKDTDHSRSPSRSVSKEREHAKAESGQRESRAEGESEAPNPEPRARSRSTSKSKPNVPAESRSRSKSASKTRSRSKSPSRSASRSPSRSRSRSHSRS; encoded by the exons ATGCGTCAGGCAGGAGAAGTGACGTATGCAGATGCTCACAAGGGACGCAAAAACGAAGGAGTGATTGAATTTGTGTCTTACTCTGATATGAAAAGAGCTTTGGAAAAGCTGGACGGAACTGAAGTCAACGGCAGAAAAATCAGATTAGTTGAAGACAAGCCAGGTTCTAGGCGGCGCCGGTCTTACTCCAGAAGCCGGAGTCACTCAAG GTCTCGCTCTCGAAGCAGACATTCCCGGAAGAGCAGAAGCCGAAGTGGTAGCAGTAAAAGCAGCCATTCAAAGAGCCGGTCTCGATCCAG GTCAGGTTCCCACTCCCGCAGCAAGAGCCGCAGTCGCAGCCAGAGCCGCAGCCGCAGTAAGAAGGAGAAAAGCCGGAGCCCCAGCAAAGACAACAAGAGCCGCAGTCGCAGCCGCAGCCCTGACAAGAGCCACAGCAAGAGTAAAGACCATGCCGAGGACAAGCTCCAAAACAACGACAGCGCCGGCAAAGCCAAGAGCCACAGCCCCAGCCGCCATGACAGTAAAAGTCGGAGCAGGAgccaggagaggagagcagaggaggagaggcGAAGGAGCGTGAGCAGGGCTCGTAGCCAGGAGAAGAGCCGCAGCCAAGAGAAGAGCCTTCTCAAGAGCCGCAGCCGCAGCCGGAGCAAGGTGGGCAGCCGCAGTCGCAGCCGCAGCAAGGACAAgcggaagggaaggaagagaagcagggaCGAAAGTCGAAGCCGCAGCCGCAGCAAGAGTGAGCGCAGCCGAAAACATAGCAGCAAGCGGGACAGCAAagtcagtagcagcagcagcagcaagaagaagaaggacaCCGACCACTCCCGGTCACCATCCCGCTCGGTGTCAAAGGAGCGAGAACATGCCAAGGCTGAGTCTGGCCAGAGGGAAAGCCGGGCAGAGGGTGAGAGCGAGGCCCCCAATCCAGAGCCCCGGGCCAGGTCAAGATCCACCTCCAAATCCAAACCCAATGTCCCGGCAGAGTCGCGCTCCAGGTCAAAATCGGCTTCAAAAACACGCTCTCGGTCCAAGTCTCCATCCAGGTCTGCTTCCAGGTCGCCCTCCCGGTCTAGATCCAGGTCCCACTCAAGGTCCTAA